A region of Athene noctua chromosome 10, bAthNoc1.hap1.1, whole genome shotgun sequence DNA encodes the following proteins:
- the GNAT1 gene encoding guanine nucleotide-binding protein G(t) subunit alpha-1, with protein sequence MGAGASAEEKHSRELEKKLKEDAEKDARTVKLLLLGAGESGKSTIVKQMKIIHQDGYSLEECLEFIAIIYSNTLQSMLAIVRAMSTLNIQYGDTARQDDARKLLHLSDTIEEGTMPKEMSDIIGRLWKDTGIQACFDRASEYQLNDSAGYYLSDLERLVTPGYVPTEQDVLRSRVKTTGIIETQFSFKDLNFRMFDVGGQRSERKKWIHCFEGVTCIIFIAALSAYDMVLVEDDEVNRMHESLHLFNSICNHRYFATTSIVLFLNKKDVFLEKIKKAHLSICFPDYDGPNTYEDAGNYIKLQFLELNMRRDVKEIYSHMTCATDTENVKFVFDAVTDIIIKENLKDCGLF encoded by the exons ATGGGTGCCGGGGCCAGCGCTGAGGAGAAGCACTCCCGCGAGCTGGAGAAGAAGCTCAAAGAGGACGCCGAAAAGGACGCCAGGACCGtcaaactgctgctgctgg GAGCAGGAGAGTCGGGGAAGAGCACCATTGTCAAGCAGATGAA GATCATCCACCAGGACGGTTACTCGCTGGAGGAATGCCTGGAGTTCATCGCCATCATCTACAGCAACACGCTTCAGTCCATGCTGGCCATCGTGCGGGCCATGAGCACCCTCAACATCCAGTACGGGGACACAGCTCGCCAG GACGATGCCCGCAAGCTGCTGCACCTCTCAGACACCATCGAGGAAGGCACCATGCCCAAGGAGATGTCAGACATCATCGGGCGGCTCTGGAAGGACACGGGCATTCAAGCCTGCTTCGACCGTGCCTCCGAGTACCAGCTCAACGACTCGGCTGGCTA CTATCTGTCAGACCTGGAGCGCTTGGTGACCCCCGGCTACGTCCCCACAGAGCAGGATGTGCTGCGCTCCCGTGTCAAGACCACTGGCATCATCGAGACCCAGTTCTCCTTCAAAGACCTCAACTTCAG GATGTTCGATGTGGGTGGTCAGCGCTCAGAGAGAAAGAAGTGGATCCACTGCTTCGAGGGGGTGACCTGCATCATCTTCATCGCGGCCCTCAGCGCCTACGACATGGTTCTGGTGGAGGATGACGAAGTG AACCGCATGCACGAGAGCCTGCACCTCTTCAATAGCATCTGCAACCACCGCTACTTCGCCACCACCTCCATTGTCCTCTTCCTCAACAAGAAGGACGTCTTCCTGGAGAAGATCAAGAAGGCCCATCTCAGCATCTGCTTCCCCGACTACGATG GTCCCAACACCTATGAGGATGCCGGCAACTACATCAAGCTGCAGTTTCTGGAGCTGAACATGCGGCGGGACGTGAAGGAGATCTACTCCCACATGACCTGCGCTACTGATACCGAAAACGTCAAGTTTGTCTTCGACGCCGTGACCGACATCATCATCAAGGAGAACCTCAAGGACTGCGGGCTCTTCTGA